In Ahaetulla prasina isolate Xishuangbanna chromosome 5, ASM2864084v1, whole genome shotgun sequence, the following are encoded in one genomic region:
- the ADAMTS1 gene encoding A disintegrin and metalloproteinase with thrombospondin motifs 1, which yields MKGAKACLALSTLLLSLGARGGPSSPREEELVVPVEVDSVGRQRTAGEQFYRLDAFGERFTLELKPDDSFLAPALTFQYIGSLPQGRREEEEAHQELGANLASCFYSGTVNGDPASAAALSLCGGIRGAFYLRGSEYLIQPANVSQAPGGEQPRLHLLSRSRQSPVPRGSGTKCEVPDSSETSASKGRRHRGEKQQADYATRAENRHIRKKRFVSSPRYVETLLVADQSMAEFHGNGLKHYLLTLLSVASRMYKHPSIRNPINLVVVKIMVIYDEQKGPDVSSNAALTLRNFCNWQKQHNPPSDRHAEHYDTAILFTRQDLCGAKTCDTLGMADVGTACDPNRSCSVIEDDGLQAAFTTTHELGHVFNMPHDDAKQCTSINGINRDSHMMASMLSNLDRSHPWSPCSAYMITTFLDNGHGECLLDKPHKPLPFPSDLPGTMYDANRQCQFTFGEESKHCPDSASICTTLWCTGTSGGVLMCQTKHFPWADGTSCGEGKWCINGKCINKTDKKLYDIPVHGGWGSWEPWGECSRTCGGGVQYSVRECESPVPKNGGKYCEGKRVQYRSCNIEECPENSKTFREEQCEAHNDISKSFGTGLAVEWIPKFAGVSPKDRCKLVCLAKGTGYFFVLQPKVVDGTLCSPDSTSICVQGQCIKAGCDRVIGSSKKFDKCGICGGNGSTCKKVSGMFSNVRPGYHDVAVIPAGATNIEVKQRNHRGPRQDGSFLAIKVSDDSYILNGDYTLTTMEQDIIYKRNILRYSGSSASLERIRSFSPLKEPLTIQVLTVGEPHRSKIKYTYFMKKSTQLGSEDPFSKTESFNAIKETVLSEWIIEEWGECSKSCGTGWQRRSVQCRDLSGRPASDCAKELKPSDVRPCADTPCPRWHLGHWSSCSKTCGKGFKKRLLKCISFDGTILTHESCDLSKKPKHLIDFCNVTLCS from the exons ATGAAGGGAGCTAAGGCATGCCTGGCGCTGAGCACGCTGTTGCTCTCGCTGGGTGCTCGAGGCGGCCCTTCTTCGCCCCGAGAGGAGGAGCTGGTGGTGCCCGTGGAAGTGGATTCTGTCGGGCGGCAGCGAACGGCCGGCGAGCAGTTCTACCGCTTGGACGCCTTTGGCGAGCGCTTCACTTTGGAGCTGAAGCCCGACGACAGCTTTTTAGCTCCGGCTCTGACGTTCCAATATATTGGCAGCCTCCCCCAAGgccggagggaggaagaggaggcccaCCAAGAGCTCGGAGCGAACTTAGCCAGCTGCTTCTATTCCGGCACGGTTAATGGGGATCCGGCCTCGGCCGCAGCGCTCAGCCTCTGCGGGGGAATCCGCGGCGCCTTCTACCTGCGCGGCTCAGAATATCTCATTCAGCCGGCCAACGTCTCCCAGGCTCCAGGAGGGGAGCAGCCTCGGCTCCACCTCCTCAGCCGTTCTCGCCAGAGTCCCGTCCCCCGTGGCAGCGGTACTAAGTGCGAGGTGCCCGACTCCAGCGAAACTTCGGCCTCCAAAGGGCGGCGGCACCGAGGGGAAAAGCAACAGGCGGACTACGCGACCCGCGCAG aaaaTAGACATATAAGGAAGAAAAGATTTGTGTCGAGCCCCCGCTATGTAGAAACTTTGCTTGTAGCAGACCAATCTATGGCAGAGTTCCATGGCAATGGACTGAAGCACTACCTTCTCACACTCCTGTCTGTAGCAAGTAGAATGTACAAGCATCCCAGTATCCGGAACCCTATTAATTTGGTGGTGGTGAAAATAATGGTCATCTATGATGAGCAGAAGGGGCCTGATGTATCTTCAAATGCTGCTCTCACTTTAAGGAATTTTTGTAACTGGCAGAAGCAACATAATCCCCCCAGTGACCGGCACGCAGAACACTATGATACTGCAATTCTTTTTACCAGACAG gaTCTCTGTGGTGCCAAAACATGTGACACTCTTGGGATGGCTGATGTGGGAACTGCTTGTGATCCAAACCGCAGTTGCTCTGTCATAGAAGATGATGGCTTGCAAGCTGCTTTTACAACCACTCATGAATTAG GCCATGTGTTTAATATGCCACATGATGATGCAAAGCAGTGTACCAGTATTAATGGTATAAATAGGGATTCTCACATGATGGCATCTATGCTTTCCAATTTGGATCGAAGCCATCCATGGTCTCCATGCAGCGCATACATGATAACTACCTTTTTGGATAATGGTCATG GTGAATGTCTGTTGGACAAACCTCACAAGCCATTGCCATTCCCTTCTGATCTTCCTGGCACAATGTATGATGCTAATAGACAGTGCCAATTTACATTTGGGGAGGAATCCAAACATTGTCCTGATTCCGCTAGCATATGTACAACTTTGTGGTGTACTGGTACTTCTGGTGGAGTGCTTATGTGCCAAACCAAACATTTTCCTTGGGCAGATGGCACCAGTTGTGGAGAGGGAAAATGGTGCATAAACGGCAAGTGCATTAATAAAACAGACAAGAAGCTATATGAT ATCCCTGTTCATGGAGGGTGGGGCTCATGGGAACCATGGGGAGAGTGTTCAAGAACATGTGGTGGAGGAGTGCAATATTCTGTGCGAGAATGTGAGAGCCCAGTTCCAAAGAATGGAGGAAAGTATTGTGAAGGCAAGCGTGTGCAGTACAGATCCTGTAATATTGAAGAATGTCCAGAGAATA GCAAAACTTTCAGGGAGGAACAATGTGAGGCTCACAATGATATTTCCAAATCTTTTGGAACTGGCCTTGCAGTGGAATGGATACCTAAGTTTGCTGGAGTGTCTCCCAAGGACAGATGCAAGCTGGTTTGCCTTGCCAAAGGCACTGGATATTTTTTTGTTCTTCAACCAAAG gtagtagatGGAACTTTATGTAGCCCAGATTCCACTTCAATCTGTGTTCAAGGGCAATGTATAAAAGCAGGATGTGATCGTGTCATAGGATCCAGTAAGAAGTTTGATAAATGTGGCATCTGTGGAGGCAATGGATCTACCTGCAAGAAAGTATCTGGAATGTTTTCTAATGTCAG ACCTGGTTACCATGATGTTGCTGTGATTCCTGCTGGGGCAACAAACATAGAAGTGAAGCAACGAAATCATAGGGGTCCACGGCAAGATGGAAGCTTCCTTGCAATCAAAGTATCTGATGATTCTTATATTCTCAATGGTGACTATACACTAACAACAATGGAACAAGatattatttataaaagaaatattttgagatatAGTGGTTCATCTGCTTCTCTGGAAAGAATTCGTAGCTTCAGTCCACTGAAGGAACCATTAACCATACAGGTCCTTACTGTGGGTGAGCCACATCGATCTAAAATCAAATATACCTATTTTATGAAGAAATCAACACAGTTGGGTTCTGAGGACCCTTTCAGTAAGACTGAATCTTTCAATGCAATCAAGGAGACAGTTTTATCTGAATGGATTATTGAAGAATGGGGAGAATGTTCTAAGTCATGTGGTACTGGCTGGCAGAGGAGATCTGTACAATGCAGAGACCTTAGTGGACGACCTGCCTCAGATTGTGCAAAAGAACTCAAGCCAAGTGATGTACGACCATGTGCAGACACACCATGCCCACGATGGCACCTAGGACACTGGTCATCGTGTTCCAAGACATGTGGGAAGGGTTTCAAAAAGAGGTTATTAAAGTGCATTTCCTTTGATGGTACAATTTTGACACATGAAAGCTGTGACctttcaaaaaagccaaaacaTTTAATAGACTTTTGTAATGTTACACTTTGCAGCTAA